Proteins found in one Brachyspira murdochii DSM 12563 genomic segment:
- the mreC gene encoding rod shape-determining protein MreC, translating into MKLFLKHKLLTLYILLNLIAAMLMVLNRSNFAFNLQSIYALGVYPIQSATKSVSRAFVYLYTSITDIFTLQSQVQVLKDRIAELSGAALEYEQLSAENDRLRALLNEAPTDEYALEYAEIVSKDPQNFYTTIVINKGSAHGIVVGMPVISYQNGYKGLVGKVVEVRRYNSRILSLVDQRSQISVMLESSRTTGIMVGQSPKSTQTHLQYIDLQMDVEEGERVVTSGMGGVFPKGILVGTIFKVEKKNYGLFHDLYVEPAVNFSTLENVYVIKKVPDQEIIMLANEEDENNGETK; encoded by the coding sequence GTGAAACTTTTTTTAAAACATAAACTTCTTACTTTGTACATTCTGCTAAACCTCATAGCAGCTATGCTTATGGTATTAAATAGAAGTAATTTTGCATTCAATTTACAGTCTATTTATGCACTTGGTGTATATCCTATTCAAAGTGCTACCAAAAGCGTTTCAAGAGCTTTTGTATACCTATATACAAGCATAACAGACATATTTACATTACAAAGTCAAGTACAGGTATTAAAAGACAGAATAGCAGAATTAAGCGGGGCTGCCTTAGAATACGAACAATTAAGTGCTGAAAATGACAGATTAAGAGCATTACTCAATGAAGCTCCTACCGATGAATATGCTTTGGAATATGCTGAAATAGTTTCTAAAGATCCTCAGAACTTCTACACTACTATTGTTATTAATAAAGGAAGTGCACATGGTATAGTGGTAGGAATGCCCGTAATATCATATCAAAATGGATACAAGGGCTTAGTGGGTAAAGTAGTTGAAGTAAGAAGATACAACAGCAGAATACTTTCATTAGTTGATCAAAGATCTCAAATATCTGTAATGCTTGAAAGCTCAAGAACTACTGGTATTATGGTTGGTCAAAGCCCTAAATCCACACAAACTCATCTTCAGTATATAGATTTGCAAATGGACGTTGAAGAAGGAGAGCGTGTAGTTACAAGCGGTATGGGAGGTGTTTTCCCAAAAGGTATATTAGTAGGAACTATATTCAAAGTAGAAAAGAAAAACTACGGACTTTTCCATGATCTCTATGTTGAGCCTGCTGTTAATTTCTCTACTTTGGAAAATGTTTATGTCATAAAAAAAGTGCCGGACCAAGAAATAATTATGCTTGCAAATGAAGAAGATGAAAATAATGGAGAGACAAAATAA
- the mreD gene encoding rod shape-determining protein MreD: MKRVITVIITTLILLLIQSSPAYDLIRVALGAKPDLLLIFLVFISFRYGSFDGIIYGFIIGLLQDIVSSGTFGSYAIIFLNIGFFVGFFNTRIFIKQIAAGIFVTLVGYLIKIIALFLVTSIYSDLSNVAVLIRAELLVGLPLTVILSSPAFILFEKAAPIIYDKQGIHVDDSTTKEYSE; this comes from the coding sequence ATGAAAAGGGTTATAACCGTTATTATTACAACATTAATACTTCTTTTAATACAGTCATCTCCAGCCTATGATTTAATAAGAGTAGCACTTGGAGCAAAGCCTGATTTACTTTTAATATTTTTAGTATTCATATCATTTAGGTATGGATCTTTTGACGGTATAATATATGGTTTTATTATAGGGCTTTTGCAAGATATAGTGTCAAGCGGTACATTTGGTTCTTATGCTATAATATTTTTAAACATAGGTTTCTTTGTTGGTTTCTTCAATACTAGAATATTCATCAAACAAATTGCCGCTGGAATATTCGTAACTTTAGTTGGTTATTTAATAAAAATTATAGCCTTATTTTTAGTAACTTCTATATATTCAGATCTTTCAAATGTTGCTGTATTGATAAGAGCTGAACTTTTAGTGGGACTTCCTCTTACTGTTATACTATCCTCACCTGCTTTTATACTATTTGAAAAAGCAGCTCCTATAATATACGATAAACAAGGCATACACGTTGATGACAGCACAACAAAAGAATACAGCGAGTAA
- a CDS encoding class IV adenylate cyclase — protein MSSNSEIEIKAYVRDFDSVLNFLYKNSKFKKRYFKKDIYYAKESDIKNKNIKTSGCIRLRIEHGGYTFCSKDRVLIDGVEVNEERELKVSKKKARFIINFLFQIQKYKEYVRKEKKGYAFIYKNALVEVSKIKNLDNFIEIEFLNSDNSVEEQVSKLKSILNEIGIDEKDIETEAYINLLSK, from the coding sequence ATGTCTTCAAACTCTGAAATTGAAATAAAAGCATATGTTAGAGACTTTGACTCTGTATTAAATTTCCTATACAAAAATTCTAAATTCAAAAAAAGATATTTTAAAAAAGATATTTACTATGCAAAAGAAAGTGATATAAAAAATAAAAATATAAAAACTAGCGGCTGCATAAGACTTAGAATAGAACATGGCGGATATACATTTTGTTCTAAAGATAGGGTATTAATTGACGGTGTAGAAGTTAACGAAGAGAGAGAATTAAAAGTAAGCAAAAAAAAAGCAAGATTTATTATTAACTTTTTATTTCAAATTCAAAAATACAAAGAGTATGTTAGAAAAGAAAAAAAAGGCTATGCTTTCATATATAAAAATGCTTTGGTAGAAGTTTCAAAAATAAAAAATTTGGATAATTTTATAGAAATTGAATTCTTAAACTCTGATAATTCCGTAGAAGAACAAGTATCAAAATTGAAATCAATATTAAATGAAATAGGTATAGATGAAAAAGATATAGAAACAGAAGCCTATATTAATTTACTTTCAAAATAA
- a CDS encoding DUF4390 domain-containing protein, whose product MKHILILFFMISSYSSLHAYELRLHFSRGYIYNDMLYADVDTGFNNEVYRNIKRYIDNGIIVFINFRIDLVNKNWFIDSNVREIYLYRKIYYDFFTREYVVLNSETMREIRNTNLQVLMKNVYSINRIEVININKLNQKNNFFFKTRLSIQFQNAYPYLSVFFNIITPIQYRIKWLKSKEFNIKELYYNNMQAIIYN is encoded by the coding sequence ATGAAACATATATTAATATTATTTTTTATGATATCATCATATTCATCACTGCATGCTTATGAACTAAGGCTTCATTTTTCCAGAGGATATATTTATAATGATATGCTTTATGCTGATGTAGATACTGGGTTTAATAATGAAGTTTACAGAAATATAAAAAGATATATAGATAATGGTATTATAGTATTTATTAATTTTAGAATAGATTTGGTTAATAAAAACTGGTTTATTGACAGTAATGTAAGAGAAATATATTTATACAGAAAAATATATTATGACTTTTTTACAAGAGAGTATGTTGTATTAAATTCTGAAACTATGCGTGAAATAAGAAATACTAATCTTCAAGTTTTAATGAAAAATGTTTATTCAATTAACAGAATAGAAGTAATTAATATAAATAAATTAAATCAAAAAAATAATTTTTTCTTTAAAACAAGATTGTCGATTCAGTTTCAAAATGCCTATCCGTATTTATCTGTATTTTTTAATATTATAACACCAATACAGTATAGAATAAAATGGCTGAAATCTAAAGAATTTAATATAAAAGAATTATATTATAACAATATGCAGGCTATTATTTATAATTAA
- a CDS encoding NlpC/P60 family protein, with protein sequence MRFYAGVFIALFSFFTQLLFSQNNERDEIVKWANYYMNKHYKYNQSDTITNPFTKEKKKVNFDCSGFVGAVYFTAIEKPSIKLSGSTANIFYLLSKENKTYKNTLPNIGDIIFFDGTTSTDKKLTHSGIVINVDEDETITYVHSSTSKGPILGYMNLKYPDLARKDGKVINSYLRGGKAPYSLASYCFNSYGTIFEKPN encoded by the coding sequence ATGCGTTTTTATGCTGGCGTTTTTATAGCTCTCTTTTCATTTTTTACACAATTATTATTTTCTCAAAATAATGAAAGAGACGAAATAGTAAAATGGGCTAATTATTATATGAATAAACATTATAAATATAATCAAAGCGATACTATTACTAATCCTTTTACAAAAGAAAAGAAAAAAGTTAATTTTGACTGTTCCGGATTTGTAGGAGCAGTTTACTTTACAGCTATTGAAAAACCAAGTATAAAATTAAGCGGCTCTACTGCAAATATATTTTATCTCTTATCAAAAGAAAATAAAACTTATAAAAATACTCTTCCAAATATAGGAGATATAATATTTTTTGACGGCACTACATCAACAGATAAAAAACTTACTCATTCTGGTATAGTAATAAATGTTGATGAAGATGAAACAATTACTTATGTACATTCAAGTACAAGCAAAGGTCCTATTTTAGGATATATGAATTTAAAATATCCGGATTTGGCAAGAAAGGACGGAAAAGTAATTAATAGCTATCTTAGAGGAGGCAAAGCACCTTATTCTTTAGCCTCTTATTGTTTTAATAGTTACGGCACTATTTTTGAAAAGCCGAATTAA
- a CDS encoding NlpC/P60 family protein, which translates to MRFYIAILILFITLLSSVSFAQTYGYDKEYQKQLKESGVEITDKQKEQVREDIKKWANFYLNKHYEYNEKALLTHPNSKEKKTFNFDCSGYVAAVYWTSNIAVFEKQAILDSGGVKTIYATLSKYKKIYSGVLPNVGDIIMFDRTTSDTKKLTHAGIVIDIDEDDTVTYIHASTSKGLVLGYMNLKYPDLARKDGKIINSYLKRGGGVDALASHCFNSYGTILDIPKNN; encoded by the coding sequence ATGCGTTTTTATATTGCTATATTAATATTATTTATAACGTTATTATCTTCTGTATCATTCGCTCAAACTTACGGCTATGATAAAGAATATCAAAAGCAGCTTAAAGAAAGCGGTGTAGAGATAACAGATAAACAAAAGGAACAAGTTAGGGAAGATATAAAAAAATGGGCTAACTTTTACCTAAATAAACATTATGAATACAATGAAAAAGCTCTGCTCACTCACCCAAATTCAAAAGAGAAAAAAACTTTCAATTTTGATTGTTCAGGTTATGTAGCGGCAGTTTATTGGACTTCAAATATAGCAGTATTTGAAAAGCAGGCTATTTTGGATTCTGGAGGCGTAAAAACTATATATGCCACTTTGTCAAAATACAAAAAAATATACAGCGGAGTGCTGCCTAATGTAGGCGATATAATAATGTTTGACAGAACTACATCAGATACAAAAAAACTCACACATGCAGGTATAGTAATAGATATAGATGAAGATGATACTGTAACTTATATTCATGCCTCAACAAGCAAAGGTCTTGTTTTAGGTTATATGAACTTAAAATATCCAGACCTTGCTAGAAAAGACGGCAAAATAATAAACAGTTATCTTAAAAGAGGCGGAGGAGTTGATGCTTTAGCTTCTCACTGTTTTAATAGTTATGGTACTATATTGGACATACCAAAAAATAATTAG
- the ftsH gene encoding ATP-dependent zinc metalloprotease FtsH → MNNNSKKNKNNRRQSIPQSGGGGNQIIIILLLTMVVVMAIMYFQKSPQVKAEEWDYSTVVQKVKEGVVKEVTIVDQNIRNGKAIETVNGKITEINFYSYIPFTASGFVNLLIENNVKVRGEAEKPSYLSLILVNLLPILLIGFLLWFFMFRQVQGSNNRAMSFGKSRARLLTKEDVKVTFKDVEGCKEAKEELQEVVQFLKDASKFTKLGAKIPKGVLLVGPPGTGKTLLAKAVAGEANVPFFSMSGSEFVEMFVGVGASRVRDLFEQGKRSAPCIIFIDELDAVGRTRGAGYGGGHDEREQTLNQMLVEMDGFNTDTRIIIFAATNRPDVLDPALLRPGRFDRQVVVDLPDVKGREGIFKVHVSKIQHDPSIDLYHLARATPGFSGADIANMVNEAALIAARNDKPRVELSDFEEARDKVMMGPERRSILISEKEKLNTAYHEAGHTLMAVLLQNTDALHKVTIVPRGRSLGATWTLPPDGRYTLQRKKAIDEMSLLLGGRVAEEFKFGEDSVTTGASNDIERVTELARRMVCEWGMSRLGPISFGQKEQPIFLGKEIARHKDYSEETAQKIDEEVHKFVMKAYERTKKLIAENADKFEALSRELFEKESLDIEDIERICEVKLDKVKDKLVYAGKDPKRGTDELEDPSAYQEGEVKSVKEEVFNSPLKVKEENKEEVKSIKKSSVKKVTSSKKKKTTEE, encoded by the coding sequence ATGAACAATAACAGTAAAAAGAACAAAAACAATAGAAGACAATCTATACCGCAGTCTGGCGGAGGCGGAAATCAAATAATCATTATACTGCTTCTTACTATGGTAGTAGTAATGGCTATAATGTATTTCCAAAAATCACCTCAGGTAAAAGCTGAGGAATGGGATTATTCTACTGTAGTACAAAAAGTTAAAGAAGGGGTTGTTAAAGAGGTAACTATAGTAGATCAAAACATAAGAAATGGAAAGGCTATTGAAACTGTTAATGGTAAAATAACAGAGATAAACTTCTACTCATATATACCTTTTACAGCAAGCGGTTTTGTTAATCTGCTCATAGAAAATAATGTAAAAGTAAGAGGTGAAGCTGAAAAACCAAGTTATCTAAGTCTTATACTTGTAAACTTGCTTCCAATACTATTAATAGGATTTTTACTTTGGTTTTTTATGTTCAGGCAGGTTCAGGGTTCTAATAACAGAGCTATGAGCTTTGGTAAAAGCAGAGCAAGACTTCTTACTAAAGAAGATGTAAAAGTAACTTTCAAAGATGTAGAAGGCTGTAAAGAGGCTAAAGAGGAATTACAGGAAGTCGTACAGTTTTTAAAAGATGCAAGCAAGTTTACAAAACTAGGTGCTAAAATACCTAAAGGCGTACTTTTAGTAGGTCCTCCGGGTACTGGTAAAACTTTACTTGCTAAGGCTGTTGCAGGCGAGGCTAATGTTCCTTTCTTTAGTATGTCTGGTTCTGAGTTTGTTGAGATGTTTGTAGGCGTTGGAGCTTCAAGGGTAAGAGACTTATTTGAACAGGGAAAAAGATCTGCTCCTTGTATCATATTTATAGACGAGCTTGATGCTGTAGGAAGAACTAGAGGTGCAGGATATGGCGGCGGTCATGACGAAAGAGAGCAGACATTAAACCAAATGCTTGTTGAAATGGACGGTTTCAATACTGATACTAGAATCATAATATTTGCTGCTACTAACAGACCTGATGTACTTGACCCTGCTTTGCTTCGTCCGGGAAGATTTGACAGACAAGTTGTTGTTGATTTGCCGGACGTTAAAGGAAGAGAAGGAATATTTAAAGTGCATGTTTCAAAAATACAGCATGATCCTTCTATAGACTTGTATCATTTAGCTAGAGCTACTCCGGGTTTTTCTGGGGCTGATATTGCTAATATGGTTAATGAAGCTGCTTTAATTGCTGCTAGAAATGATAAACCAAGAGTGGAGCTTTCTGATTTTGAAGAGGCTAGAGATAAAGTTATGATGGGTCCTGAAAGAAGAAGTATTTTGATAAGCGAGAAAGAAAAATTAAATACAGCCTATCATGAAGCAGGACACACTTTAATGGCAGTTCTTCTTCAAAACACAGACGCTTTACATAAAGTTACTATAGTTCCTAGAGGAAGAAGCTTAGGTGCTACTTGGACTTTGCCTCCAGATGGAAGATATACGCTTCAGAGAAAAAAAGCTATTGATGAAATGTCTTTGCTTCTTGGAGGACGTGTTGCCGAAGAGTTCAAATTTGGAGAAGATTCTGTTACTACTGGTGCTTCTAATGATATAGAAAGAGTTACTGAGCTTGCTAGAAGAATGGTATGCGAATGGGGTATGAGCAGACTTGGACCTATATCGTTCGGACAAAAAGAACAGCCTATATTTTTAGGTAAAGAAATAGCAAGACATAAAGACTACAGCGAAGAGACTGCTCAGAAAATAGATGAAGAAGTTCATAAGTTTGTAATGAAAGCATACGAAAGAACTAAAAAATTAATAGCTGAAAATGCTGATAAGTTTGAGGCTTTATCAAGAGAATTATTTGAAAAAGAATCTCTCGATATAGAAGATATAGAGAGAATATGCGAAGTAAAATTGGATAAAGTTAAAGACAAATTAGTTTATGCCGGTAAAGATCCTAAAAGGGGAACTGATGAGCTTGAAGATCCTTCTGCTTATCAGGAGGGAGAAGTAAAAAGCGTTAAAGAAGAAGTATTTAATTCGCCTCTTAAAGTGAAAGAAGAAAACAAAGAAGAAGTAAAATCAATAAAAAAATCTAGTGTAAAAAAAGTAACTTCTTCTAAAAAGAAAAAAACAACTGAAGAATAA
- a CDS encoding P1 family peptidase, with product MKEIKITDIENIKIGNAQNKEAATGCTVIICEKGAVTGLDVRGGGPASRESELTKPFASAEVIHAVLLSGGSAFGLDASGGVMKYLEERNIGFDVGVTKVPLVCQSCIFDLRVGDYKVRPDINMAYEACIDSEKNNPKMGNYGAGTGASVGKILGADYAMKSGLGFYAVQVDDVKVGAIVSVNAFGDIYDYDNGKMIAGLLNENKDGFRSSEKELIKITQNNNLSFTSNNNIVTNTTIGAVITNAKFTKSQMGKIASMAHNGFARAIKPVHTTVDGDSIYAMSVGDINASLDSVGTLAAIVMGRAINNAVKNAEASYGFKSYNDIIKN from the coding sequence ATGAAAGAGATAAAAATAACAGATATAGAAAATATCAAAATAGGCAATGCTCAAAATAAAGAAGCAGCAACAGGATGTACAGTTATAATATGCGAGAAAGGTGCTGTTACTGGACTAGATGTTAGAGGCGGAGGACCTGCTTCCAGAGAAAGCGAATTAACAAAACCATTTGCTTCTGCGGAAGTTATACATGCTGTACTTTTAAGCGGAGGAAGTGCTTTCGGTCTTGATGCTTCCGGAGGCGTTATGAAATATTTAGAAGAGAGAAATATTGGTTTTGATGTTGGGGTTACAAAGGTTCCTTTAGTTTGCCAGTCTTGTATATTTGATTTGCGTGTTGGGGATTATAAAGTGCGTCCTGATATAAATATGGCTTATGAGGCTTGTATTGATTCTGAAAAAAATAATCCTAAAATGGGTAATTACGGGGCTGGTACAGGTGCCAGTGTTGGAAAAATACTAGGTGCTGATTATGCTATGAAGTCTGGACTTGGTTTTTATGCCGTTCAAGTTGATGATGTTAAGGTGGGGGCTATAGTATCTGTTAATGCCTTCGGAGATATTTATGATTATGATAATGGAAAAATGATTGCAGGTCTTCTCAATGAAAATAAAGACGGGTTTAGAAGTTCTGAAAAGGAGCTTATAAAAATAACGCAGAATAATAATTTATCTTTTACTTCTAATAACAATATAGTTACAAATACTACAATAGGAGCTGTAATTACCAATGCCAAGTTTACAAAGTCCCAAATGGGAAAAATAGCTTCTATGGCACATAATGGCTTTGCTAGGGCTATAAAACCAGTGCATACTACAGTAGACGGCGACAGTATTTATGCTATGAGTGTAGGAGATATTAATGCTAGTTTGGATTCTGTTGGAACTCTTGCTGCAATAGTTATGGGAAGGGCTATTAACAATGCTGTAAAGAATGCTGAGGCTTCTTATGGCTTTAAATCTTATAATGATATAATAAAAAATTAA
- a CDS encoding sodium:solute symporter family protein yields the protein MITNWIILIISSIALIAIGYWSQLKIKEGASEGFLLGAKSIGAFVGAGTLMATGYSGWGFIGSPGTTYAYGAIEIFANFFFAPAITFGTLFFAGFMRNRAEESGGFTVPEYIAKTHHGSDKQKRIVHGFGGIATFVFLSVYIIGQIRAIGLVGSQWLGISEHTASIILMIVIIIFTVQGGLLAVAITDTIMCIGMLIASVIVYLTIVKDIPMLELIQKVGEIKPEFINPETSVPYGNAKYSVFLVFIYAFLFTTTLPYMSVRFLSFKKNVNIPLMSLYMAPMGIILSLVPIAGLYMFYKNPNLQNPDSAMPVFLTTYLHPAIGGMIILFILFAMLSTISSVLQALASSLSHDLVVSITNKPEKSSPMTNRLGVIFTGIWGLILTYLAPQGMLNKIAYIGTGGLIAMFVGPIMMRTIVKANITSALLSMIIGLITSTIFILKLNIGWVEAPIFAGLIGSGVYVVYGFIANGMKRVPEEEKIKDSKNNIQNNNKKIKEAEDTI from the coding sequence ATGATTACAAATTGGATTATATTGATAATTTCTTCTATTGCCCTCATAGCAATAGGTTACTGGTCGCAGTTAAAAATTAAAGAAGGAGCTTCAGAGGGATTTTTATTAGGAGCTAAATCAATAGGTGCTTTTGTTGGGGCAGGCACTTTGATGGCTACAGGCTACAGCGGCTGGGGATTTATAGGCTCTCCGGGTACAACTTATGCATACGGAGCTATAGAAATATTTGCTAATTTCTTCTTTGCCCCTGCTATTACTTTCGGAACTTTATTTTTTGCAGGATTTATGAGAAACAGAGCCGAAGAAAGCGGCGGTTTTACTGTGCCAGAATATATTGCTAAAACTCATCATGGCAGCGATAAACAAAAAAGAATAGTTCATGGTTTCGGAGGAATTGCTACTTTTGTATTTTTATCTGTTTATATAATAGGTCAAATAAGAGCTATAGGTTTGGTTGGATCTCAATGGCTTGGAATATCTGAACATACTGCTTCAATTATATTAATGATTGTAATAATTATATTTACTGTTCAAGGCGGGCTTTTAGCTGTTGCTATAACTGATACTATAATGTGTATAGGAATGTTAATTGCTTCTGTAATAGTTTATTTAACTATTGTAAAAGATATACCTATGCTTGAGCTTATTCAAAAAGTAGGAGAAATAAAACCAGAGTTTATTAATCCGGAAACTTCTGTTCCCTACGGAAATGCTAAATACAGTGTATTTTTAGTTTTTATATATGCATTTTTATTTACTACAACCCTACCCTATATGTCTGTAAGATTTTTATCATTTAAGAAAAATGTTAATATACCTTTAATGTCTTTATATATGGCACCTATGGGTATAATATTAAGTTTAGTACCTATAGCAGGACTTTATATGTTTTATAAAAATCCTAATCTACAAAACCCAGACAGTGCTATGCCAGTATTTTTAACAACATATCTTCACCCTGCAATAGGAGGAATGATAATACTATTTATATTATTTGCCATGCTTTCAACTATAAGTTCTGTTTTGCAGGCTTTAGCCTCTTCGCTTTCGCATGACTTGGTAGTATCTATTACAAATAAGCCAGAAAAAAGCAGTCCTATGACTAACAGACTTGGTGTAATATTTACTGGTATATGGGGACTTATACTTACATATCTTGCCCCTCAGGGAATGCTTAATAAAATAGCGTATATAGGAACAGGAGGACTTATAGCCATGTTTGTAGGTCCTATAATGATGAGAACTATTGTAAAAGCTAATATTACATCTGCCCTTTTATCTATGATTATAGGTTTGATAACAAGCACTATATTTATATTAAAACTTAATATAGGCTGGGTAGAAGCTCCTATATTTGCAGGGCTTATAGGTTCTGGGGTTTATGTAGTATATGGTTTTATAGCTAATGGTATGAAAAGAGTACCTGAAGAAGAAAAAATAAAAGATAGTAAAAATAACATTCAAAATAATAATAAAAAAATAAAAGAAGCTGAAGATACTATATAA
- a CDS encoding YifB family Mg chelatase-like AAA ATPase produces the protein MHTKIYSEALYGIEGIPIVIEVNISEGLPKFDVVGLPDQAVNEAKERVIAAINNSDRFFPPKRITINLAPADIKKTGSMYDLAFALGILSSSAQVFFSDSMEETIILGELALDGSVREVKGIFSMLLNAKELGIKNAIIPFNNMEEANIIEGLNLYPVKTLKEAIDAAEGKKAYIVSEGRFNFDTSDDETIDFSDVKGQEYAKRAAMIAAAGGHNFIMIGAPGCGKTLIAKRIPTILPPLTFEEALEVTKIYSSYGLLSKNMPIIKKRPFRIPHHTSSYVSLVGGGRNIKAGEITLAHNGVLFLDEFVEFQSSALQTLREPMEEKTITISRANGSISFPANFTLIAAMNPCPCGYYGDEKHTCRCSDIARKKYIAKLSGPILDRIDISIEVRAVDYNKMTSKADGESSKSMRKIVTKARKIQEKRFKENSLKIFSNSSMGIKDTEKFCILDDKAKNLLNLAMERFSMSARSYNKILKVSRTIADLEEKEIIGVDHITEALQYRFNLN, from the coding sequence ATGCATACAAAAATATATTCAGAAGCTCTTTACGGAATAGAAGGAATACCTATTGTAATAGAAGTTAATATATCAGAAGGACTGCCTAAATTTGATGTTGTAGGGCTTCCAGACCAAGCAGTTAATGAGGCAAAAGAAAGAGTAATAGCTGCAATAAATAACAGCGACAGATTTTTTCCTCCAAAAAGAATAACTATCAACTTAGCACCTGCCGATATAAAAAAGACTGGAAGCATGTATGATTTGGCATTTGCTTTGGGAATACTATCATCAAGTGCTCAGGTATTTTTTTCAGATTCTATGGAAGAGACTATTATATTAGGAGAGCTTGCTTTAGACGGAAGTGTGAGAGAAGTAAAGGGAATATTTTCAATGCTTTTAAATGCTAAAGAACTTGGAATAAAAAATGCCATTATACCATTTAACAATATGGAAGAAGCTAATATAATAGAAGGTCTTAATCTTTATCCAGTAAAAACACTTAAAGAAGCAATAGATGCAGCCGAAGGAAAAAAGGCTTATATAGTTTCAGAAGGAAGATTTAATTTTGATACTTCTGATGATGAAACAATAGACTTTTCAGATGTTAAGGGGCAGGAATATGCAAAAAGAGCCGCAATGATAGCCGCTGCCGGCGGACATAATTTTATAATGATAGGAGCTCCCGGATGCGGAAAAACTTTAATAGCAAAAAGAATACCTACAATACTCCCGCCTCTAACATTTGAAGAAGCATTAGAGGTAACAAAAATATATTCTTCTTACGGACTATTGTCAAAAAATATGCCTATAATAAAAAAACGCCCGTTTAGAATACCTCATCATACTTCCTCTTATGTAAGTCTTGTAGGAGGAGGAAGAAATATAAAGGCTGGAGAAATTACACTAGCACATAATGGAGTTTTATTTCTTGATGAGTTTGTAGAGTTTCAAAGCTCCGCACTTCAAACATTAAGAGAGCCTATGGAAGAAAAAACTATAACTATAAGCAGGGCAAACGGCAGTATTTCTTTTCCTGCCAACTTCACATTAATCGCTGCTATGAATCCATGTCCATGCGGTTATTACGGAGATGAAAAACATACTTGCAGATGCTCTGATATAGCTAGAAAAAAATACATCGCCAAACTTTCAGGACCTATACTAGACAGAATAGACATATCAATAGAGGTGCGTGCTGTTGATTATAATAAAATGACTTCAAAAGCTGATGGGGAAAGTTCTAAATCTATGCGAAAAATAGTTACAAAAGCAAGAAAAATACAGGAAAAACGATTTAAAGAAAACTCACTTAAAATATTTTCAAACTCTTCTATGGGGATAAAAGACACTGAAAAGTTCTGCATATTAGACGATAAAGCAAAAAATTTACTTAATCTCGCTATGGAAAGATTTTCAATGAGTGCAAGAAGCTATAATAAAATATTAAAAGTATCAAGAACTATAGCCGATTTGGAAGAAAAAGAGATTATAGGGGTAGACCATATAACAGAAGCACTACAGTACAGGTTTAACTTGAATTAA